One genomic segment of Methanothermobacter wolfeii includes these proteins:
- a CDS encoding desulfoferrodoxin, protein MTERNQIFRCSVCGNIVEILNPGHGQLVCCNQPMELLVARRTDVGPEKHVPVIEKTESGVHVKVGEVPHPMEENHHIQWIELVTSEGVCRADLKPGDRAEAEFSVDPESDFMVRAYCNIHGLWY, encoded by the coding sequence ATGACAGAAAGGAACCAGATATTCCGCTGCAGTGTATGCGGGAACATAGTTGAGATCCTGAATCCAGGCCATGGACAGCTTGTATGCTGCAACCAGCCCATGGAACTCCTGGTTGCAAGGAGAACCGATGTTGGACCTGAGAAGCATGTGCCGGTCATTGAAAAGACCGAAAGTGGTGTTCATGTAAAGGTTGGTGAGGTACCCCATCCGATGGAGGAGAACCACCATATACAGTGGATAGAACTGGTTACATCTGAGGGTGTCTGCAGGGCTGACCTGAAACCAGGGGATAGGGCAGAGGCTGAATTCAGTGTTGACCCGGAATCAGACTTCATGGTCAGGGCCTACTGCAACATACATGGACTGTGGTACTAA
- a CDS encoding endonuclease III domain-containing protein translates to MDGLRSIYSPRVFEDRDPYRVLIRTILSQRTRDENTDEATARLFSEYPSIEDVASAPLEKLEELIRKAGFYHVKARRIREVSRILLEEYKGRVPDDIGELLKLPGVGRKTANCVLAYAFGIPAIPVDTHVHRISNRLGLVDTKTPEETEKALMEVIPEEYWIELNDLMVQFGQDICRPIGPRHEECPIAEYCDYYRNLTAD, encoded by the coding sequence ATGGATGGCCTCAGGAGCATCTATTCCCCCAGGGTATTCGAGGACAGGGACCCCTACCGGGTGCTTATAAGGACCATACTGTCCCAGAGGACCCGTGATGAAAATACAGATGAGGCAACGGCAAGGCTCTTTTCAGAGTACCCCTCGATTGAGGATGTTGCCAGCGCACCCCTTGAAAAACTTGAGGAGCTCATCAGAAAGGCAGGGTTCTACCATGTTAAGGCCCGGAGGATAAGGGAGGTTTCAAGGATACTCCTTGAGGAGTACAAGGGGAGGGTCCCTGATGATATCGGCGAGCTCCTGAAACTTCCAGGTGTAGGGAGAAAAACAGCAAACTGTGTACTTGCCTATGCCTTCGGAATACCTGCAATCCCGGTTGACACCCACGTCCACAGGATATCAAACAGGCTGGGACTGGTGGATACAAAGACCCCGGAGGAGACCGAGAAGGCCCTTATGGAGGTAATTCCCGAGGAATACTGGATAGAGCTCAATGACCTCATGGTCCAGTTCGGTCAGGATATATGCAGACCAATAGGACCACGACACGAGGAGTGCCCCATAGCAGAGTACTGTGATTACTACAGGAACCTTACCGCTGATTAG
- a CDS encoding slipin family protein, which yields MDYILLAVITGIVLLIAALSIKIVNQYERGVVFRLGRVIGVREPGLRLIIPLIDRLVKVSLRIVTMPIPSQKIITQDNVSIDVAAVAYFKVMDPLKAVVAIEDYYGAVNQISQTTVRNVIGQFALDEVLSETARINEKIKEIIDSHSEPWGINVTTVEIKDIKLPEGMQRAMAKQAEAEREKRAKIITAEGEYLSAAKLGEAADIMAEHPIALQLRNLQVLSEISAEKNSTIIFPAQFMSSVNDIKRFIEKEMKP from the coding sequence ATGGACTATATATTGCTTGCAGTAATTACTGGAATAGTGCTGTTAATAGCTGCACTATCCATAAAAATAGTTAACCAGTATGAGAGGGGTGTTGTATTCAGACTGGGAAGGGTTATAGGTGTGAGGGAGCCTGGACTGCGTCTTATAATCCCCCTGATAGACCGGCTTGTCAAGGTTTCCCTGAGGATTGTGACAATGCCAATACCCTCACAGAAGATAATAACACAGGACAATGTTTCCATCGATGTTGCGGCGGTAGCATACTTTAAGGTCATGGATCCCCTCAAGGCCGTTGTTGCAATTGAGGATTACTACGGAGCAGTAAACCAGATATCCCAGACAACGGTAAGGAATGTTATAGGACAGTTCGCCCTTGATGAGGTACTCTCAGAGACCGCAAGGATTAATGAGAAGATAAAGGAGATCATTGACAGCCACAGCGAACCATGGGGGATAAATGTTACAACAGTTGAAATAAAGGACATTAAGTTACCTGAAGGTATGCAGAGGGCTATGGCTAAACAGGCAGAGGCTGAAAGGGAGAAGAGAGCTAAGATTATCACCGCAGAAGGTGAATACCTGTCTGCTGCAAAACTTGGGGAAGCAGCTGATATTATGGCAGAACACCCAATAGCATTACAGCTAAGGAATCTCCAGGTGCTCAGTGAAATATCCGCTGAAAAAAATTCCACAATAATCTTCCCAGCCCAGTTCATGTCAAGTGTAAATGATATAAAAAGGTTCATAGAAAAGGAAATGAAACCCTAG
- a CDS encoding VOC family protein: MHEPGLFSVDMEVDDLEGTLNELKSRGAGVTMEPVKISVGYLAFIEDPNGVRIALIPAHR; encoded by the coding sequence GTGCATGAACCCGGCCTGTTTTCAGTGGACATGGAGGTTGATGACCTTGAGGGTACATTAAATGAACTTAAATCAAGGGGTGCAGGGGTTACCATGGAGCCCGTTAAGATAAGCGTGGGATACCTTGCATTTATAGAGGACCCAAATGGAGTCAGAATAGCACTGATTCCAGCACACCGATAG
- a CDS encoding heavy metal translocating P-type ATPase, which yields MDMHHHHAMDYRKRFIVCLILTVPVILLGELPTGTVILSFPGSELAVTVLSSIIFFYGGYPFLRGSLEELMRESPGMMTLIAVAVTVAYIYSLAVAAGVEGMVFFIELVTLIDVMLLGHWIEMKSVKGASDTIAGLARLLPAEAHLLSDGKVIDVPIESLKLGDLVLVRSGERVPSDGTVIKGESHVDESLLTGESSPVKKSRGDRVIGGSVNTGGSLTIEVERMGEESFISQMIELVGMAQEGRTRTQVLADRAAFWLTLIALGGGFLTFMVWYLLGMGALFSVERAVTLMVTACPHALGLAVPLVVAVSTAISARRGILIKNRKTLESAREVDTVVFDKTGTLTVGELGITDVISFSPETDEGEVLSYAAAVESQSSHPIARGIVEAVDELLPVDRFSTIPGRGVMGYVNDSRVKVLSYAYARKLGFSIPETIINDLMEEAKTLVIVTVDDEPVGCIGLADIIRPEAADAIRILKSRGVECVMLTGDRQRVAEWVAGELGLEEYHAELTPQEKYEVIRRMQEDGRRVAMVGDGVNDAPALAQADIGVAIGAGTDVAIESADTVLVRSNPLDFVDLMDLAGATYSKMKENIIWATGYNAIALPLAAGVLYQQGILLTPAMGAILMSASTVIVALNARTFTFRGSAR from the coding sequence ATGGATATGCACCATCACCATGCCATGGACTACAGGAAAAGATTCATAGTATGCCTTATCCTCACCGTGCCCGTAATCCTCCTTGGTGAGCTTCCAACAGGGACCGTTATCCTGAGTTTTCCCGGTAGCGAACTGGCTGTAACTGTACTCTCATCAATCATATTCTTCTACGGGGGCTACCCCTTCCTCAGGGGGTCTTTGGAGGAGTTAATGAGAGAAAGCCCGGGTATGATGACCCTCATTGCGGTTGCAGTGACTGTTGCATACATCTACAGCCTCGCTGTTGCAGCTGGTGTTGAGGGTATGGTCTTCTTCATTGAACTTGTAACCCTTATTGATGTGATGCTCCTGGGACACTGGATTGAAATGAAATCCGTCAAGGGGGCTTCAGATACCATTGCAGGGCTTGCGAGGCTCCTGCCGGCTGAAGCCCACCTCCTGAGTGATGGGAAAGTCATTGATGTGCCCATCGAATCCCTGAAGCTAGGAGACCTTGTACTTGTAAGGTCCGGTGAGAGGGTGCCCTCAGACGGGACCGTTATAAAGGGGGAGTCCCATGTGGATGAATCACTGCTTACCGGTGAATCCTCTCCCGTCAAAAAGTCCAGGGGGGACAGGGTCATCGGTGGATCGGTTAACACCGGAGGGTCCCTCACCATTGAAGTTGAACGTATGGGTGAGGAATCATTCATCTCACAGATGATTGAACTTGTGGGGATGGCCCAGGAGGGCAGGACCAGGACCCAGGTCCTTGCAGACAGGGCTGCCTTCTGGCTGACCCTAATAGCCCTTGGGGGTGGATTTTTAACCTTCATGGTATGGTACCTCCTTGGAATGGGGGCCCTGTTTTCTGTTGAACGCGCGGTAACCCTCATGGTCACCGCCTGCCCCCATGCCCTTGGCCTTGCAGTGCCCCTGGTGGTGGCGGTATCCACCGCAATATCAGCGCGGAGGGGTATACTGATAAAAAACAGAAAGACCCTTGAGAGTGCCAGGGAAGTCGATACAGTGGTCTTTGATAAAACAGGCACCCTTACGGTGGGTGAGCTGGGGATAACAGACGTCATATCCTTCAGCCCTGAAACCGATGAGGGTGAGGTGCTGAGTTACGCTGCGGCCGTTGAGTCCCAGTCCAGCCACCCCATAGCAAGGGGGATAGTTGAAGCCGTTGACGAATTACTCCCTGTTGATAGGTTCAGCACAATCCCTGGTAGGGGTGTTATGGGTTACGTTAATGATTCCAGGGTCAAGGTCCTGAGTTACGCTTACGCCCGGAAGCTGGGTTTCAGCATCCCTGAAACCATCATCAACGACCTCATGGAGGAGGCGAAGACCCTTGTAATTGTCACGGTTGACGATGAACCCGTCGGCTGCATTGGACTTGCAGATATCATAAGGCCTGAGGCAGCCGATGCCATAAGGATACTTAAATCAAGGGGCGTGGAGTGCGTCATGTTAACGGGTGACCGTCAGAGGGTTGCCGAATGGGTTGCCGGGGAGCTCGGCCTGGAGGAGTACCATGCGGAGCTTACACCCCAGGAGAAGTATGAGGTCATCAGGAGGATGCAGGAGGATGGCAGGAGGGTTGCGATGGTGGGGGATGGTGTGAACGATGCCCCTGCCCTTGCACAGGCAGATATCGGTGTTGCAATAGGGGCGGGTACCGATGTTGCAATTGAGAGTGCTGATACAGTGCTTGTAAGGAGCAACCCCCTGGACTTCGTTGACCTGATGGACCTTGCAGGGGCAACCTACAGTAAGATGAAGGAAAACATCATCTGGGCAACGGGTTACAATGCAATAGCACTGCCCCTAGCAGCCGGGGTCCTCTACCAGCAGGGCATACTGCTCACACCTGCAATGGGGGCCATACTAATGTCGGCAAGTACCGTGATAGTCGCCCTCAATGCAAGGACCTTCACCTTCAGGGGCTCTGCCAGGTGA
- a CDS encoding prenyltransferase/squalene oxidase repeat-containing protein, translating to MDDHRLGDSIREFLNKRRHPDGGYTLFEGLPDTKNTYYALRSFELLGDEPGGLEKTLDWLEDVHSRGSFAAQGLFYRCSVLRDYGRDFSVSDKFIDLLKASYRKSKLEITYYMDSVLRMHGEYLEEVPEWVLSQQNPDGGFGRYGSDIINTYFAVEVLKGHEVDVPEGVLEFTDGCFSGGVWNFTPISYPPYIETVHAGFRINEMLRGSGLDVSDFVMGLRNPDGGFRRSVYMGISEPEYTYRALYMIIKSKKRL from the coding sequence ATGGATGATCACAGATTAGGGGATTCCATCAGAGAATTCCTTAATAAAAGGAGACACCCTGATGGTGGTTATACCCTGTTTGAGGGGCTTCCTGATACAAAGAACACCTATTATGCCCTGAGGTCCTTTGAACTTCTGGGTGATGAACCCGGGGGACTTGAGAAGACCCTTGACTGGCTTGAAGATGTCCACAGCAGGGGGAGCTTCGCGGCCCAGGGACTCTTCTACAGGTGCAGTGTGCTGAGGGATTATGGCAGGGACTTTTCAGTGTCCGATAAATTCATCGACCTCCTGAAGGCATCCTACAGGAAATCGAAACTGGAGATAACATATTATATGGATTCTGTCCTCAGGATGCATGGCGAGTACCTTGAGGAGGTACCTGAATGGGTCCTCTCCCAGCAGAACCCTGATGGCGGTTTTGGCAGGTATGGTTCGGATATAATCAACACGTACTTTGCCGTTGAGGTGCTCAAGGGCCATGAAGTTGATGTACCCGAGGGGGTCCTGGAATTTACTGATGGATGTTTCAGTGGAGGTGTATGGAACTTCACCCCCATCTCCTATCCGCCATACATTGAAACGGTCCATGCAGGATTCCGGATCAATGAGATGCTCAGGGGGTCGGGGCTTGATGTGTCTGATTTCGTCATGGGACTAAGGAACCCCGATGGTGGCTTCAGGAGGTCTGTTTATATGGGGATCTCTGAGCCTGAATACACTTACAGGGCACTCTACATGATAATAAAATCTAAAAAAAGGTTATAA
- a CDS encoding GTP-binding protein, with protein MKKKETKVVIFGDYDTGKTTTLEQLCDRITKVEYNGTTVALDYGNCMVGGEKIHLFATPGHERFKFMLEIISHGLDAAVIVVDNSRGVTLAEKEIMTELEEKNIPYVVFSNKQDLDDSELEIDREVEVIPTVATEGTGLMKGLEILLEKLN; from the coding sequence ATGAAGAAAAAGGAAACAAAGGTTGTAATCTTTGGGGATTATGATACAGGTAAGACAACCACCCTTGAACAGCTCTGTGACAGGATAACCAAGGTTGAATACAATGGAACAACCGTTGCACTGGATTATGGTAACTGCATGGTTGGTGGTGAGAAGATACACCTCTTTGCAACCCCCGGCCATGAAAGGTTCAAGTTCATGCTTGAGATAATATCCCATGGCCTTGACGCCGCGGTGATAGTGGTTGACAACTCAAGGGGAGTCACCCTTGCAGAGAAGGAGATAATGACAGAACTGGAAGAGAAAAACATACCCTACGTTGTCTTCTCAAACAAACAGGACCTTGACGATTCTGAACTGGAGATTGACAGGGAAGTTGAGGTCATACCAACAGTTGCAACTGAGGGCACAGGCCTTATGAAGGGCCTTGAGATTCTCCTCGAGAAACTCAACTGA
- a CDS encoding MFS transporter: MKKSTKFIIILGIVSLFADMTYEGARGITGPFLGFLGASAFMVGFAAGFGELSGYLVRFISGQISERTGRYWLITFTGYLVNLIAVPLLALAGNWQVAVLLIILERLGKGLRTPPRDAMLSYAASEMGHGTGFGVHEALDQIGAVAGPLVVFAVLALGGDCRDGFLALAVPAVIAISVLALGYLTFPRPRELEASTELEYREFRGSYWIYMAAVCFIALGYADFPLVGYHLGITGTMEASLIPLIYSTAMLMDAVSAVLFGRYFDRYGFRVMALAVLVSMFYAPLSFLGGPALAFTGAVLWGVGMGAQESVMRAAVSRFSPPERRGSAYGTFNTIFGVAWFSGSLIMGYLYGLYLQGLVIFSITMQTAAIIIILSLERIRT; the protein is encoded by the coding sequence ATGAAAAAATCCACAAAGTTCATAATAATCCTTGGAATTGTAAGTCTGTTTGCTGATATGACATATGAGGGTGCCAGGGGTATAACGGGCCCCTTCCTGGGCTTTCTCGGCGCCAGCGCATTCATGGTTGGATTTGCAGCCGGCTTCGGGGAGCTATCAGGTTACCTTGTAAGGTTCATTTCAGGCCAGATCTCAGAGAGGACAGGACGTTACTGGCTTATAACCTTCACAGGCTACCTCGTTAACCTCATAGCTGTCCCACTACTTGCACTTGCAGGCAACTGGCAGGTAGCAGTTTTACTGATAATACTTGAAAGGCTGGGTAAGGGCCTCAGAACACCCCCCAGGGATGCCATGCTATCCTATGCAGCCTCTGAGATGGGTCATGGAACAGGCTTCGGAGTACATGAAGCCCTGGACCAGATAGGGGCGGTTGCAGGTCCGCTGGTGGTGTTCGCAGTACTGGCCCTTGGAGGGGACTGCAGGGACGGTTTTTTAGCCCTTGCAGTCCCTGCGGTTATTGCTATTTCTGTCCTGGCCCTCGGCTACCTTACCTTCCCACGTCCACGTGAACTTGAAGCATCAACAGAACTTGAGTACAGGGAATTCAGGGGATCCTACTGGATCTACATGGCGGCGGTATGCTTCATAGCACTGGGATATGCGGACTTTCCACTGGTGGGCTATCATCTCGGGATAACAGGGACAATGGAAGCCTCACTGATACCCCTCATATACTCAACCGCCATGCTCATGGATGCCGTATCAGCAGTTCTTTTTGGCAGATACTTTGACAGGTACGGTTTCAGGGTAATGGCCCTGGCGGTCCTTGTCTCAATGTTTTACGCACCATTATCCTTCCTTGGAGGCCCGGCCCTTGCCTTCACTGGCGCCGTCCTCTGGGGTGTGGGTATGGGTGCCCAGGAGTCAGTTATGCGGGCTGCTGTTTCAAGGTTTTCACCTCCAGAGAGGAGGGGTTCTGCCTACGGCACCTTCAATACGATCTTTGGGGTGGCATGGTTCTCAGGGAGTCTCATTATGGGATACCTCTATGGTCTATATTTGCAGGGACTTGTGATTTTCTCAATCACCATGCAGACCGCAGCAATTATCATCATACTCTCCCTTGAGAGAATAAGGACTTGA
- a CDS encoding DHH family phosphoesterase gives MIQSCSECKGKGYRVKSYKICSACHGTGYRSTEDIKDHFKGVSNSARQRFDLEESHEVPCEVCRGKGEVEVREQCPACGGRGEVNICPSCGKKLEGKEEYCPDCQEKEKVYVLHPACTMDDLEVGSIYRGKITRIERYGVFVSLNSHVWGLMRGLFPDYKVGDEIFVRVSHVKPHKGEVDMLPASIKGPYEVIKLKKDLPRTRIDDIDTRSLGKTVRIVGEVIQIQQTSGPTIFTISDETGTTWAAAFDEPGIRVYPHIQIGHIVEVIGEVNQHTGKIQIESESIERLIGKEAAEARRLIDEAIDRRAEPERKDLLIESETLEKLRPKMVEAAKAIRRAIYDGRSILVRHHADADGICAGVAIEKAVLPLLRDLNPSTDAEWHYFKRAPSKAPFYELEDVVKDLSYALEDLERHGQKLPLLVLLDNGSTEEDILALMKAKIYDIEIVVVDHHYPGEVLDGRVDVDEYIDTHVNPYLVGGDSQITAGALSVEIAKMINPEIAERILHLPGIAAVGDHARSEEAESYIELAAERGYDREDLERIAACIDFEAFYLRFMNGRGIIDTILGLGSLDKHKKLVDALYREYERKVDTQLRAAIPNLKSTELPNGILLNVLDVEKYSHRFTFPAPGKTCGFVHDYMVQKHGEERPIITLAYGPDFGVIRATDAVNEKFEFNLNEIVWELAEEIPEAVIDGGGHECAGSLKYVEGLSKKVLGAFAEKIAALKEA, from the coding sequence ATGATTCAGTCATGTAGTGAATGTAAGGGTAAAGGTTACCGTGTTAAATCCTACAAGATATGCAGCGCATGCCATGGAACAGGTTACAGATCAACAGAGGATATAAAGGACCATTTCAAGGGCGTTTCAAACAGTGCAAGGCAGAGGTTTGACCTTGAAGAATCCCATGAGGTCCCCTGCGAGGTCTGCAGGGGGAAGGGTGAAGTTGAGGTAAGGGAGCAGTGCCCTGCCTGTGGAGGCAGGGGTGAGGTTAACATCTGCCCGTCATGCGGTAAGAAACTGGAAGGTAAGGAGGAATACTGCCCTGACTGCCAGGAAAAGGAGAAGGTCTATGTGCTGCACCCTGCATGCACCATGGATGACCTTGAAGTTGGAAGCATATACCGTGGGAAGATCACAAGGATAGAAAGGTACGGGGTATTTGTAAGTCTGAACAGCCACGTCTGGGGACTCATGAGGGGCCTCTTCCCTGACTACAAGGTGGGGGATGAAATCTTCGTGAGGGTGTCCCATGTTAAACCCCATAAGGGGGAAGTTGACATGCTCCCCGCCAGTATAAAGGGCCCCTACGAGGTTATAAAGTTAAAAAAGGACCTTCCAAGGACAAGGATAGATGATATCGACACCAGGAGCCTTGGTAAAACCGTGAGGATAGTGGGTGAGGTCATACAGATTCAGCAGACCTCCGGTCCAACCATATTCACCATCTCCGATGAGACCGGCACCACCTGGGCCGCTGCCTTTGACGAGCCAGGTATAAGGGTATACCCCCATATACAGATAGGCCACATAGTTGAGGTTATAGGTGAGGTTAACCAGCACACCGGCAAGATCCAGATAGAGTCAGAGTCAATAGAACGCCTCATAGGTAAGGAGGCTGCCGAGGCCAGGCGCCTCATAGACGAGGCCATAGACAGGAGGGCTGAGCCCGAGAGGAAGGACCTCCTGATTGAAAGCGAAACCCTTGAAAAACTGAGGCCGAAGATGGTTGAAGCCGCCAAGGCCATAAGAAGGGCAATATATGATGGCAGATCCATACTGGTAAGGCACCATGCAGATGCGGACGGTATATGTGCGGGTGTGGCGATTGAAAAGGCAGTTCTGCCCCTCCTGAGGGACCTTAACCCGAGCACGGACGCTGAGTGGCACTACTTCAAGAGGGCTCCCAGCAAGGCCCCCTTCTATGAACTGGAGGACGTTGTGAAGGACCTCTCCTATGCCCTTGAGGACCTTGAAAGGCACGGCCAGAAGCTCCCCCTCCTCGTGCTCCTTGATAACGGGTCAACAGAGGAGGACATACTGGCCCTTATGAAGGCCAAGATCTATGACATCGAGATCGTTGTGGTTGACCACCACTACCCCGGTGAGGTCCTTGATGGACGTGTGGACGTGGATGAATACATTGATACACACGTGAACCCCTACCTTGTTGGTGGAGACTCCCAGATCACCGCCGGGGCCCTCTCGGTTGAAATAGCAAAGATGATAAACCCCGAGATCGCCGAGAGGATCCTGCACCTTCCAGGTATTGCAGCCGTTGGGGACCATGCCAGGTCCGAGGAGGCTGAATCCTACATTGAACTTGCTGCTGAACGCGGCTATGACCGGGAGGACCTTGAAAGGATAGCCGCCTGCATAGACTTTGAGGCCTTCTACCTGCGGTTCATGAATGGAAGGGGGATAATTGACACCATACTTGGACTTGGAAGCCTTGATAAGCATAAGAAGCTTGTGGATGCCCTTTACAGGGAATATGAGAGGAAGGTTGACACCCAGTTAAGGGCGGCCATACCCAACCTGAAATCAACTGAGCTCCCCAACGGCATACTCCTGAATGTCCTTGACGTTGAGAAGTACTCCCACAGGTTCACCTTCCCTGCCCCTGGAAAGACATGTGGATTCGTCCACGACTACATGGTCCAGAAGCATGGTGAAGAAAGACCTATAATAACACTGGCCTATGGGCCTGACTTTGGGGTTATAAGGGCCACGGATGCTGTTAATGAGAAATTCGAATTCAACCTCAATGAGATCGTATGGGAGCTGGCCGAGGAGATACCTGAAGCGGTTATTGATGGTGGAGGGCATGAGTGTGCAGGGTCCCTTAAATATGTTGAGGGCCTCTCAAAGAAGGTCCTTGGCGCCTTCGCAGAAAAGATTGCTGCTCTAAAGGAAGCATGA
- a CDS encoding cation:proton antiporter, producing MEYVAFSVAIIILLGLLFNRIFSKIKLPGILGMLILGIIIGPHGLDLISKSIMEISPDLRVIALIIILLRAGFGINLESLRKVGMTAVKMSCIPDITEGFAVMLAAHYLLGLPLVEAGILGFVIAAVSPAVIVPQMLSFIERRMGTAKGIPTIILTGASVDDVVSITLFSVFLGIYQGQQVNLLVEAIGVPLSILIGIVSGLAMGLSLVYLFRRFSIRNSEKTLIILGAAILLKNAGDIISAYIPVAALIGVMVVGLVILERMPDTGMQLSKKFNKVWIFAEILLFVLVGGQVDIRLIIQLGFAGLAVIVLGLAARSIGVLMSLKGSDLNLGEKIFCVAAYIPKATVQAAVGAIPLAAGVAAGETILAMAVLAIIFTAPLGAMATRVAGEKFLTVDEDYERP from the coding sequence ATGGAATACGTTGCATTTAGCGTAGCTATTATCATACTGCTTGGACTTCTATTCAACAGGATCTTCAGCAAAATCAAACTTCCGGGCATACTGGGGATGCTGATACTGGGTATCATAATAGGTCCCCATGGACTGGACCTTATATCAAAGAGCATAATGGAGATTTCGCCCGACCTGAGGGTTATAGCACTTATAATAATTCTGCTGAGGGCAGGGTTCGGTATAAACCTTGAAAGCCTAAGGAAAGTGGGGATGACTGCGGTCAAGATGAGCTGCATACCTGATATCACCGAGGGTTTTGCGGTGATGCTGGCAGCACACTACCTGCTTGGTCTGCCACTTGTTGAGGCCGGAATTCTGGGCTTTGTTATAGCGGCAGTTTCACCTGCAGTTATAGTCCCCCAGATGCTTTCATTCATTGAAAGGAGAATGGGAACAGCCAAGGGGATACCCACCATCATACTTACAGGGGCTTCAGTGGATGACGTGGTTTCGATAACTCTCTTCTCGGTTTTCCTTGGAATCTACCAGGGACAGCAGGTCAACCTGCTGGTGGAGGCCATTGGTGTACCTTTATCCATACTTATTGGCATAGTCTCTGGTCTGGCCATGGGCCTTTCACTGGTTTACCTCTTCAGAAGGTTCAGCATAAGGAACAGTGAGAAGACCCTTATAATTCTCGGAGCCGCCATTCTACTTAAGAATGCGGGGGACATTATCAGCGCCTACATCCCGGTAGCTGCACTTATAGGTGTAATGGTAGTTGGCCTTGTTATTCTTGAGAGGATGCCGGATACTGGGATGCAGTTATCTAAAAAATTCAACAAGGTCTGGATCTTTGCTGAGATACTGCTCTTTGTCCTGGTTGGTGGACAGGTCGATATCAGGCTTATAATCCAGCTGGGCTTTGCCGGTCTTGCTGTGATAGTCCTTGGACTTGCAGCAAGGAGCATCGGGGTACTGATGTCCCTGAAGGGTTCAGACCTCAACCTTGGAGAGAAAATATTCTGTGTTGCAGCATATATACCAAAGGCAACTGTGCAGGCAGCTGTAGGTGCAATACCCCTTGCAGCGGGAGTCGCGGCAGGTGAAACCATACTGGCAATGGCTGTACTTGCAATAATCTTCACAGCACCCCTGGGGGCCATGGCAACAAGGGTTGCCGGAGAAAAATTCCTGACAGTCGATGAGGACTATGAGAGGCCCTGA
- the rbr gene encoding rubrerythrin yields the protein MKKTLENLTKAFIGESQARNRYTFYAKIAKKEGFEQISEIFLTTADNEREHAKWLFRMINDLKKEAGEDLNSIVVDAEAPLTLGTTDENLIAAIEGEHYENTEMYPEFADTAEEEGYPEIAKRLRAIADAEKHHEERYRKLLKLVETGKVYRKDEPVTWVCRKCGYTHEGTEPPEKCPSCDHPARYFQIKCEEY from the coding sequence ATGAAAAAGACCCTTGAGAACCTTACAAAGGCCTTTATTGGTGAGAGTCAGGCAAGGAACAGGTACACCTTCTATGCCAAAATTGCTAAGAAGGAAGGATTTGAACAGATATCAGAAATATTCCTGACCACCGCAGACAATGAACGTGAACATGCCAAGTGGCTGTTCCGCATGATAAATGACCTCAAAAAGGAGGCCGGTGAGGATCTTAACTCAATCGTCGTGGATGCTGAAGCACCCCTGACCCTGGGAACCACCGATGAGAACCTCATAGCCGCCATTGAAGGCGAACACTATGAGAACACTGAAATGTACCCTGAATTTGCAGATACTGCAGAGGAGGAGGGGTACCCTGAAATTGCAAAGAGGCTCAGGGCAATAGCTGATGCAGAGAAACACCATGAAGAACGCTACAGAAAGCTCCTGAAACTTGTTGAAACAGGAAAGGTATACAGGAAGGATGAACCCGTAACATGGGTGTGCAGGAAGTGCGGTTACACCCATGAGGGCACGGAGCCCCCAGAGAAATGTCCATCATGTGATCACCCCGCCAGGTACTTCCAGATTAAATGTGAGGAATACTGA